A genome region from Glycine max cultivar Williams 82 chromosome 5, Glycine_max_v4.0, whole genome shotgun sequence includes the following:
- the LOC100796742 gene encoding cytochrome c1-2, heme protein, mitochondrial isoform X1: MAGGVIRQLFRRKLQSHSPQNSSFKSFIITKKDGADSIGNNSLRVLALVGAGVSGFLGFATTAFADEAEHGLACPSYPWPHKGILSSYDHASIRRGHQVYQEVCASCHSMSLISYRDLVGVAYTEEEVKAMAAEIEVVDGPNDEGEMFTRPGKLSDRFPQPYANEAAARFANGGAYPPDLSLVTKARHNGQNYVFALLTGYRDPPAGVSIREGLHYNPYFPGGAIAMPKMLNDGAVEYEDGTPATESQMGKDIVSFLTWAAEPEMEERKLMGFKWIFVLSLALLQAAYYRRLRWSVLKSRKLVLDVVN; the protein is encoded by the exons CAGAATTCTTCTTTTAAGTCATTCATTATCACAAAGAAAGATGGTGCTGACTCTATTGGCAACAACTCCTTAAGAGTGCTTGCATTAGTTGGAGCTGGTGTCTCAGGGTTTCTAGGTTTTGCAACAACAGCATTTGCTGATGAAGCTGAGCATGGCCTGGCATGTCCTAGCTATCCATGGCCTCATAAGGGCATCCTTAGTTCATATGATCATGCTTC GATTCGTCGTGGTCATCAAGTTTATCAAGAAGTCTGTGCTTCTTGTCATTCTATGTCTTTGATATCATACCGTGATTTGGTTGGTGTTGCTTATACAGAAGAAGAGGTAAAGGCTATGGCAGCTGAGATTGAGGTGGTTGATGGCCCTAATGATGAGGGTGAGATGTTTACACGCCCTGGTAAACTCAGTGATCGCTTTCCCCAGCCATATGCAAATGAAGCAGCAGCTAGGTTTGCTAATGGAGGAGCCTATCCTCCAGATCTAAGTCTTGTTACCAAA GCTCGTCACAATGGTCAGAACTATGTGTTTGCACTTCTAACTGGTTATCGTGACCCTCCTGCTGGTGTTTCG ATTAGAGAAGGACTGCACTATAATCCTTATTTTCCTGGCGGGGCTATTGCTATGCCTAAAATGCTTAATGATGGTGCTGTTGAATATGAAGATGGTACCCCTGCTACAGAATCTCAg ATGGGTAAAGACATTGTATCATTCCTGACTTGGGCTGCGGAACCTGAGATGGAAGAGAGAAAACTG ATGGGATTCAAATGGATATTTGTTCTATCACTGGCATTACTTCAAGCTGCCTATTACCGTCGGCTTAGGTGGTCCGTTCTAAAGTCTCGCAAGCTGGTTCTTGATGTTGTCAACTAG
- the LOC100796742 gene encoding cytochrome c1-2, heme protein, mitochondrial isoform X2: protein MAGGVIRQLFRRKLQSHSPNSSFKSFIITKKDGADSIGNNSLRVLALVGAGVSGFLGFATTAFADEAEHGLACPSYPWPHKGILSSYDHASIRRGHQVYQEVCASCHSMSLISYRDLVGVAYTEEEVKAMAAEIEVVDGPNDEGEMFTRPGKLSDRFPQPYANEAAARFANGGAYPPDLSLVTKARHNGQNYVFALLTGYRDPPAGVSIREGLHYNPYFPGGAIAMPKMLNDGAVEYEDGTPATESQMGKDIVSFLTWAAEPEMEERKLMGFKWIFVLSLALLQAAYYRRLRWSVLKSRKLVLDVVN, encoded by the exons AATTCTTCTTTTAAGTCATTCATTATCACAAAGAAAGATGGTGCTGACTCTATTGGCAACAACTCCTTAAGAGTGCTTGCATTAGTTGGAGCTGGTGTCTCAGGGTTTCTAGGTTTTGCAACAACAGCATTTGCTGATGAAGCTGAGCATGGCCTGGCATGTCCTAGCTATCCATGGCCTCATAAGGGCATCCTTAGTTCATATGATCATGCTTC GATTCGTCGTGGTCATCAAGTTTATCAAGAAGTCTGTGCTTCTTGTCATTCTATGTCTTTGATATCATACCGTGATTTGGTTGGTGTTGCTTATACAGAAGAAGAGGTAAAGGCTATGGCAGCTGAGATTGAGGTGGTTGATGGCCCTAATGATGAGGGTGAGATGTTTACACGCCCTGGTAAACTCAGTGATCGCTTTCCCCAGCCATATGCAAATGAAGCAGCAGCTAGGTTTGCTAATGGAGGAGCCTATCCTCCAGATCTAAGTCTTGTTACCAAA GCTCGTCACAATGGTCAGAACTATGTGTTTGCACTTCTAACTGGTTATCGTGACCCTCCTGCTGGTGTTTCG ATTAGAGAAGGACTGCACTATAATCCTTATTTTCCTGGCGGGGCTATTGCTATGCCTAAAATGCTTAATGATGGTGCTGTTGAATATGAAGATGGTACCCCTGCTACAGAATCTCAg ATGGGTAAAGACATTGTATCATTCCTGACTTGGGCTGCGGAACCTGAGATGGAAGAGAGAAAACTG ATGGGATTCAAATGGATATTTGTTCTATCACTGGCATTACTTCAAGCTGCCTATTACCGTCGGCTTAGGTGGTCCGTTCTAAAGTCTCGCAAGCTGGTTCTTGATGTTGTCAACTAG